A window of Stenotrophomonas indicatrix genomic DNA:
CACGGCCACCGCCTCATCGATGTCGGCCGGGTCGCCATCATCCCTGAACCACACCGCTGACAGGCCGGCACTGGCCGCGATCCAGCGCAGCAGCCGCGTGCGCTCGAGATCGGCCAGCCGGCAGACCTGTTCCACCCGGGCATGGAAGCGCTCGGGTCGTGTTGCCACATGGATGCCCGGCCCGCACAGGTCCGGGTTGCTGAACATCGTGGTGTAGTCGAACGCGCGGTCGCCCAGCAACCGCTTCGGGTCGATCGCCAGCCAGCCCCGCGCGCCGAAATCCAGCATGTTGTCGTGGTGCAGGTCGCCATGCAGGGGCCGGATCTCCTGCTCGTCCTCCAGCAGTGCCATCGCCAGCGATCTGCACTGTTCCAGCAATGGCGGCAGCGGTGCCCTTGGTTGCAGCAGATCGGCGAACCATCTACGCAGGCAGACCAGATCTTCTGGTGGCGCGCTCCGTGGCCGGTGCAGCTGCTGCAGGACCTGGCACAGGATCATGGTGCAGGCGTCGTCCTCGCCCTTGATCGAGCGTTGCCGCAGCGAATCGCCGTGCGCCCGTTCGATCAGGATCGCCGGCCCCTCGTGGGCCAGCAGGCGTGCGGCACCATCGCCGTTCCACCAGCGCAGCAGGCGATGGCCGTTCTGTTCCTCTGTCTCCGTGCTCACCTTCAACATGGCCGCCTCGCCAGAGGCGGTCAGCACCGGCCAGAGCCGGGCATGGGGGGTACGGATCGAAGGACCATCACGTCGCAATCGCCAGCGGCTCAGGTAGGGTTCGCTCATGTGGGTGGGCTGTCCTGGAGT
This region includes:
- a CDS encoding APH(6) family putative aminoglycoside O-phosphotransferase, coding for MSEPYLSRWRLRRDGPSIRTPHARLWPVLTASGEAAMLKVSTETEEQNGHRLLRWWNGDGAARLLAHEGPAILIERAHGDSLRQRSIKGEDDACTMILCQVLQQLHRPRSAPPEDLVCLRRWFADLLQPRAPLPPLLEQCRSLAMALLEDEQEIRPLHGDLHHDNMLDFGARGWLAIDPKRLLGDRAFDYTTMFSNPDLCGPGIHVATRPERFHARVEQVCRLADLERTRLLRWIAASAGLSAVWFRDDGDPADIDEAVAVMALQALAEA